In one window of Pseudodesulfovibrio sediminis DNA:
- the hgcB gene encoding mercury methylation ferredoxin HgcB has protein sequence MKDFRYIDNIATLKLDEATCIGCGMCAVVCPHRILEMREKKAVILDFNACMECGACAKNCPVEAITVTPGVGCASYLISVWLYQLTGKEMDSGCC, from the coding sequence ATGAAAGATTTCAGATATATAGATAACATCGCAACGCTCAAACTGGACGAAGCAACCTGTATCGGCTGCGGCATGTGTGCCGTGGTCTGCCCTCACCGGATTCTGGAGATGAGAGAAAAGAAGGCGGTCATTCTGGATTTCAACGCCTGCATGGAGTGTGGCGCGTGCGCCAAGAACTGCCCTGTGGAGGCGATTACCGTCACGCCCGGGGTGGGCTGCGCCTCCTACCTCATCTCTGTCTGGCTGTATCAGCTGACCGGCAAGGAGATGGACTCCGGCTGCTGCTAA
- a CDS encoding electron transfer flavoprotein subunit beta/FixA family protein, translating to MGNEFHIVVCGSIVPDPLQTLAPQDGPNGPILQNEMMLPAVLDPWAGHALYEAADLAAKNPGSQVWLVSLGPKAKLQQVMMAVSQKAPFQLVVADGSSSGFEDSYETAKVLSDTIDGIAGLDKSKLLLFGGWQSASRGSGAVMQMVGEMQGVSEQFQGVDKITVGDDGAIEVLERVEGGSYQKSVVDGAPAVMGWATGELPEPPNNPQIGMQNMQKNMPALQQAKPADLSGSSLSFASVEVPQQRRETRIVKDASVDEMAQEIVEWIKG from the coding sequence ATGGGCAATGAATTCCACATCGTGGTTTGCGGTTCCATCGTACCGGACCCGCTCCAGACGCTCGCACCCCAGGACGGTCCCAATGGTCCGATCCTGCAAAATGAAATGATGCTGCCTGCCGTGCTCGACCCGTGGGCCGGTCACGCACTCTATGAGGCCGCTGATCTGGCCGCCAAGAATCCCGGAAGTCAGGTCTGGCTGGTCAGCCTCGGTCCCAAGGCCAAGCTCCAGCAGGTCATGATGGCCGTGTCCCAGAAAGCCCCGTTCCAACTGGTCGTGGCCGATGGGTCCTCTTCCGGTTTTGAGGACAGCTATGAGACCGCAAAGGTTTTGTCCGACACCATTGACGGCATCGCCGGGCTGGACAAGTCCAAGCTGCTGCTCTTTGGCGGCTGGCAGTCCGCATCCCGTGGCTCCGGCGCGGTCATGCAGATGGTCGGTGAGATGCAGGGTGTCTCCGAACAGTTCCAGGGTGTGGACAAGATCACTGTCGGCGACGACGGTGCCATTGAAGTCCTGGAGCGTGTGGAAGGCGGCTCTTACCAGAAATCAGTCGTGGATGGCGCACCCGCCGTCATGGGCTGGGCCACTGGAGAACTGCCCGAGCCTCCGAACAATCCCCAGATAGGCATGCAGAACATGCAGAAAAATATGCCTGCCCTGCAGCAGGCCAAGCCCGCAGATCTGTCCGGTTCCAGCTTGAGTTTCGCTTCCGTGGAAGTCCCGCAGCAACGCCGCGAGACCCGTATCGTCAAAGATGCTTCCGTGGATGAGATGGCGCAGGAAATCGTTGAATGGATCAAGGGCTAG
- a CDS encoding DUF6868 family protein, protein MTIETLTTFFMWCSIINGGLLLYAVVIQMVAPDFIYTFQRRFFPINRETYETVYYAFLGGYKLLYLVFNLVPYIALRIME, encoded by the coding sequence ATGACAATCGAGACACTGACAACCTTCTTCATGTGGTGTTCCATCATCAACGGCGGACTGCTCCTGTATGCGGTCGTCATCCAAATGGTCGCGCCTGACTTCATCTACACATTCCAAAGACGATTTTTTCCGATCAACCGGGAGACCTACGAAACAGTCTACTATGCCTTTCTCGGCGGCTACAAGCTGCTCTATCTGGTGTTCAACCTCGTCCCCTACATCGCCCTGCGAATCATGGAGTAG
- a CDS encoding DsrE family protein: MSDVPINDSIFIIWSSSDPEVADNLAFMYAHNSLKRLWWGRVRLIIWGPSAQLTAENSHIQSRIREMLADGVEVWACRACAENYGVVDTLETLGVNVVYIGDPTTKMIKEGWKSLTF, encoded by the coding sequence ATGTCCGACGTCCCGATCAATGACTCAATTTTCATCATCTGGAGTTCTTCCGACCCCGAGGTCGCAGACAATCTGGCTTTCATGTACGCCCACAATTCTCTCAAAAGACTCTGGTGGGGCCGAGTCAGGCTGATCATCTGGGGGCCGTCCGCGCAACTGACCGCTGAAAACAGTCACATCCAATCAAGAATACGGGAAATGCTGGCAGACGGCGTTGAGGTATGGGCCTGCCGCGCCTGCGCAGAAAACTACGGCGTGGTCGACACACTGGAAACCCTTGGCGTCAACGTGGTCTACATTGGAGATCCAACAACCAAAATGATCAAGGAAGGATGGAAGAGCCTGACCTTTTAA
- a CDS encoding rhodanese-like domain-containing protein, which produces MKTPYLILVVIVLVASAFLYLNLGSPQPEGFVNLTAEEAQANLSVAHDVQIIDIRTPAEYVDGHLEGAVNIDFYSKTFVDELKKLDPEKRYFIYCRTGNRSSNALRKMDGLGFTHVWHLKNGIVDWQRSGLPLVR; this is translated from the coding sequence ATGAAAACCCCATACCTCATACTCGTGGTCATTGTGTTGGTTGCCAGTGCGTTCCTGTATCTGAATCTTGGCTCGCCGCAACCTGAAGGGTTCGTGAATTTGACTGCAGAAGAGGCCCAGGCCAATCTGAGCGTGGCGCACGACGTGCAGATCATCGATATCCGCACGCCTGCGGAGTACGTTGACGGGCATCTGGAAGGGGCTGTCAACATTGATTTTTATTCCAAGACATTTGTTGATGAATTGAAAAAACTCGACCCTGAAAAACGGTATTTCATCTATTGTCGTACAGGTAATCGCAGCTCCAATGCTCTCCGTAAAATGGACGGTCTCGGTTTTACGCACGTCTGGCATCTCAAGAACGGGATAGTCGATTGGCAGCGTTCCGGGTTGCCCTTGGTCCGCTAG
- a CDS encoding 7-cyano-7-deazaguanine synthase codes for MKKKILCMYSGGVDSVGVLYRLLTDDAYAAFAIRVHHMQLINREKRAAAEKQAVNQTLKLFAGKKFRPFTFTHCLHDYSFMKRDMIWDMDIANFMAANICAGDRDIVHVARGRTRTDLKTGGEMLLKRSERAMNIFNAIIEPSKSEATIIYPVIDLDKTEIWQMLPKPFREASWYCRTPIYDKAGKAYPCNRCVTCREMREVYEACGEKPPVLPKGLVPTPKEGIRAVVKRVQTSRATFTKKAAMKKA; via the coding sequence ATGAAAAAGAAAATATTGTGCATGTACTCCGGGGGGGTGGACTCGGTAGGGGTTCTCTATCGGCTGCTCACAGATGATGCGTATGCGGCGTTTGCAATACGTGTACATCATATGCAGCTGATCAATCGTGAAAAGCGGGCCGCTGCCGAAAAACAGGCCGTGAACCAAACGCTGAAGCTGTTTGCCGGGAAGAAATTCCGACCGTTTACCTTCACCCATTGTCTGCATGATTATTCGTTCATGAAGCGGGACATGATCTGGGATATGGATATTGCCAATTTCATGGCCGCCAATATCTGTGCCGGGGATCGTGATATCGTGCATGTGGCCAGAGGACGGACTCGGACCGACCTGAAAACAGGGGGGGAGATGCTGCTCAAGCGCAGTGAGCGGGCCATGAATATTTTCAACGCCATTATCGAACCAAGCAAATCCGAGGCGACCATCATTTATCCGGTCATTGATCTGGACAAGACAGAAATCTGGCAGATGTTGCCCAAACCGTTTCGTGAGGCCAGCTGGTATTGCCGGACACCCATCTATGACAAGGCCGGAAAGGCGTATCCGTGCAATCGGTGTGTCACCTGTCGGGAGATGCGCGAGGTGTACGAGGCGTGCGGGGAGAAACCGCCGGTCCTGCCCAAGGGATTGGTCCCCACGCCCAAGGAAGGAATCCGGGCCGTGGTCAAACGTGTGCAGACTTCACGGGCGACGTTCACGAAGAAGGCCGCGATGAAAAAGGCTTAG
- a CDS encoding electron transfer flavoprotein subunit alpha, which produces MTVLFLAHTECDGTLAKVSLETLTAAKALADGMGAELAVGLVGADVAAAADSIAACGGTFFAVTGPAYNEGLYSTDIAAAEAIAKACSAEIVVAPATSRYSRALPGLAIRLGGRVDTHLSGLNVVDGKPVAKRWFYRQRMEGSFTRDERPWVLTLDAGCAGAFSGAGSADVTAVDADISGVRTRPEGMICVSEDEQTIRPDAEILLVTGAGWTKKQADGEVHVAEAEDSILRFLSATKSSLGSSKSLVDISGEGGAVISFLTHMHQVGQTGATPRHAKGLSTCCHGEEPHVVGWRFINERRAINTDAGCGWAQGKCDVLYVGDAFAIMKKVNELLG; this is translated from the coding sequence ATGACAGTATTATTTCTTGCACATACGGAATGTGACGGTACTCTTGCCAAGGTTTCCCTGGAGACCCTGACCGCTGCCAAGGCGCTGGCCGACGGCATGGGCGCTGAGTTGGCCGTTGGGCTGGTCGGTGCCGATGTGGCTGCTGCCGCTGATTCCATTGCGGCCTGTGGCGGTACTTTCTTTGCCGTGACCGGTCCTGCGTATAATGAAGGACTGTATTCGACTGATATCGCTGCTGCCGAGGCCATTGCCAAGGCATGCTCCGCCGAGATTGTCGTGGCTCCGGCCACTTCTCGCTACAGCCGTGCTCTTCCCGGCCTCGCCATTCGTCTGGGTGGCCGCGTGGACACGCATTTGTCCGGCCTCAATGTCGTGGATGGCAAACCTGTTGCCAAGCGGTGGTTTTATCGCCAGCGTATGGAAGGCTCCTTTACTCGTGACGAGCGTCCCTGGGTCCTGACTCTGGATGCCGGTTGCGCCGGTGCGTTCAGTGGTGCCGGCAGCGCAGACGTGACTGCCGTGGACGCAGATATCTCCGGTGTGCGTACCCGCCCCGAGGGCATGATCTGCGTGTCCGAGGATGAGCAGACCATTCGTCCCGATGCCGAGATTCTTCTGGTCACCGGTGCCGGCTGGACCAAGAAGCAGGCTGATGGCGAGGTCCATGTGGCCGAGGCCGAGGATTCCATTCTGCGGTTCCTGTCTGCCACCAAGAGTTCGCTGGGTTCATCCAAGTCCCTGGTGGATATCTCGGGCGAAGGCGGCGCGGTGATTTCCTTTCTGACGCACATGCATCAGGTCGGTCAGACCGGTGCGACACCCCGACATGCCAAGGGCCTTTCAACCTGTTGCCACGGTGAAGAACCCCACGTCGTGGGCTGGCGTTTCATCAACGAGCGCCGTGCCATCAACACCGACGCCGGTTGTGGCTGGGCACAGGGAAAATGTGACGTCCTGTATGTTGGCGATGCCTTTGCCATCATGAAGAAGGTCAACGAGCTGCTCGGTTAA